The following are encoded in a window of Polynucleobacter sp. VK25 genomic DNA:
- the ppk2 gene encoding polyphosphate kinase 2 yields the protein MTSKHKEMAEWYRRAQEEILDSMDEELEMELDDDRLSPDGDSHSQIPRNVYFRELFRLQGELVKLQDWVVENKLKVAVLFEGRDSAGKGGAIKRITQRLNPRVCKVVALPAPNEREKTQWYFQRYISQLPAGGEIVLFDRSWYNRAGVEKVMGFCTDDEYEEFLRTVPDLERMMISSGIILIKYWFSISDDEQYNRFMMRIHDPLKQWKLSPMDLEARRLWEAYTKAKETMLERTHIPEAPWWVVAANDKKKARLNCITHLLSQIPYKEIDHPVITLPKRVHNPDYLRGPVPPDLYVPEVF from the coding sequence ATGACATCAAAACATAAAGAAATGGCCGAGTGGTATCGCCGTGCTCAAGAGGAAATTCTTGACAGCATGGATGAAGAGCTTGAAATGGAGCTCGATGATGATCGCCTTTCTCCTGATGGTGACAGCCATTCGCAAATTCCACGTAATGTTTACTTCCGTGAGCTCTTTAGGCTTCAGGGTGAGTTAGTAAAACTCCAAGACTGGGTAGTAGAGAACAAACTAAAGGTAGCGGTCCTATTTGAAGGAAGAGATTCCGCGGGTAAGGGTGGTGCCATTAAGCGTATTACTCAGCGACTCAATCCTCGCGTATGTAAGGTAGTTGCTTTACCCGCACCCAATGAGCGCGAGAAAACACAGTGGTATTTCCAAAGATATATTTCCCAGCTGCCAGCTGGTGGCGAGATCGTTTTATTTGATAGAAGCTGGTACAACCGAGCCGGTGTAGAGAAGGTGATGGGTTTTTGTACCGATGATGAGTACGAAGAGTTTCTCAGAACTGTTCCGGATCTTGAGCGCATGATGATCAGCTCTGGAATTATTCTCATTAAGTATTGGTTCTCAATCTCTGATGATGAGCAATACAACCGCTTCATGATGCGTATTCATGACCCATTAAAGCAGTGGAAGCTAAGCCCAATGGATCTGGAGGCCAGAAGACTCTGGGAGGCTTACACCAAAGCAAAGGAAACTATGTTGGAGCGCACGCATATACCTGAGGCGCCTTGGTGGGTGGTTGCTGCTAATGATAAGAAAAAAGCACGCCTAAACTGCATAACGCATTTGCTGAGTCAAATACCGTATAAAGAAATTGATCACCCAGTCATTACTTTGCCTAAGCGTGTACATAACCCTGATTATCTGCGCGGGCCAGTACCTCCGGACCTGTATGTTCCTGAGGTTTTCTAA
- a CDS encoding UDP-2,3-diacylglucosamine diphosphatase, with protein MMHYKAIWISDVHLGTSGCQADYLLDFLKHNEADKFYLVGDIIDGWRLKKSFYWPQTHNDVVQKLLRKARKGSEVIYVPGNHDESARQFFGLSFGDVKVVEEVIHTTADGRKLWVTHGDQFDGVMQYAKWLAYVGDNLYSFILYVNRYFNMVRARMGLQYWSLSQYLKHQVKNAVSYIADFEHIMAREARLRGCDGVVCGHIHKAEIREIDGLLYCNDGDWVESLSALVETQTGELKIIYWTHIKGEPVEAPQITLQPAIESLIKEAVL; from the coding sequence ATGATGCATTACAAAGCCATCTGGATTTCAGACGTACACCTGGGAACATCAGGGTGTCAGGCAGACTACCTTCTTGATTTCCTAAAGCATAACGAAGCGGATAAATTCTACCTAGTTGGCGACATTATTGATGGCTGGAGACTGAAAAAGTCTTTCTACTGGCCGCAAACACACAATGACGTTGTTCAAAAACTGTTACGTAAGGCCCGTAAAGGCAGTGAAGTGATCTATGTTCCTGGCAATCATGACGAAAGCGCTAGACAGTTCTTTGGACTCTCTTTTGGTGATGTAAAAGTAGTTGAAGAAGTCATTCATACAACGGCAGATGGCAGAAAGCTATGGGTAACGCATGGCGATCAGTTTGATGGTGTGATGCAATACGCCAAGTGGCTTGCCTACGTTGGTGACAACCTATATTCGTTCATCCTCTATGTCAATCGCTACTTCAATATGGTCCGCGCCAGGATGGGGCTGCAATATTGGTCCCTGTCTCAATATCTGAAGCACCAAGTAAAGAACGCAGTCAGCTATATCGCCGACTTTGAACACATCATGGCCAGAGAGGCTCGCTTAAGAGGCTGCGATGGCGTTGTGTGCGGCCACATACACAAAGCAGAAATTCGTGAGATCGATGGACTGCTGTATTGCAACGATGGTGATTGGGTCGAAAGCCTCTCCGCCTTAGTTGAAACACAGACTGGCGAACTCAAAATTATTTACTGGACGCATATCAAGGGTGAGCCAGTAGAAGCCCCTCAAATTACCCTTCAACCTGCTATCGAATCACTTATCAAAGAGGCTGTGCTATGA
- a CDS encoding serine/threonine protein kinase: MSQKKLVKQLFKKLDKLESDREKLIDKLAKALEKLDKKEAAKKTPAKKAAVKKVSAKKASAKKVAAKKAPAKKAAAKKAPAKKTLSPSEAS, translated from the coding sequence ATGAGTCAAAAGAAATTGGTCAAACAGTTATTTAAAAAGCTCGATAAATTAGAGTCCGACAGAGAGAAGTTGATCGATAAGCTTGCAAAAGCATTAGAGAAGCTCGATAAAAAAGAGGCGGCCAAAAAGACACCCGCCAAGAAAGCCGCAGTGAAGAAGGTATCAGCCAAGAAAGCTTCAGCTAAAAAAGTTGCAGCAAAGAAGGCGCCAGCTAAAAAAGCAGCGGCCAAGAAAGCCCCCGCCAAAAAGACACTCAGTCCAAGCGAAGCTAGCTGA
- a CDS encoding helix-turn-helix transcriptional regulator, translating to MKNTDAIKAFLALGQETRLNIFRLVVQRGDTGLTPGEIIEKLGVANATLSFHLKELMGADLLSVERQSRNLIYRPNASLVQELSAFLLENCCGGKACAPVSITKKAKAK from the coding sequence ATGAAAAACACTGATGCCATCAAAGCATTTCTAGCGCTGGGCCAAGAGACCCGTTTAAATATATTTCGCTTAGTAGTGCAGCGTGGTGATACTGGATTAACGCCCGGTGAAATTATTGAAAAACTTGGCGTAGCCAACGCCACACTCAGCTTTCATCTAAAAGAATTGATGGGGGCGGATTTATTGTCAGTAGAGCGCCAGAGTCGCAATCTCATCTATCGACCCAATGCTAGCTTGGTTCAAGAGCTTAGCGCGTTCTTGCTTGAAAACTGCTGTGGCGGCAAAGCCTGTGCTCCAGTATCGATCACCAAAAAGGCGAAGGCAAAATGA
- a CDS encoding glycosyltransferase family 1 protein, which yields MKIMIITDAWDPQVNGVVRTLKQTRAELTAMGHEVEMITPTGFKSIPCPTYPDIALSLFPGKEVARRIKEFAPDAMHIATEGPLGLSARAYAVKNRLPFSTAYHTRFPEYVKARTGIPLAITYAFIRWFHGPSMAVMAPTIVVKDDLEKYGLKNVVLWSRGVDLDIFKMQDSKALNTAHPIFLYVGRVAVEKNINAFLEIDLPGSKWVVGDGPAMAGIKEKYPEVNYLGILQQHELAKVYAAADVFVFPSKTDTFGLVLLEAMACGTPVAAYPVTGPIDVLGNSNSGAMNEDLREACLQALKIPREVARAHAEKFSWRAASEQFANHLKPVPTTEVHVTALA from the coding sequence ATGAAAATTATGATCATCACCGATGCATGGGATCCACAGGTTAACGGCGTTGTCCGAACACTTAAACAAACTCGTGCTGAATTAACTGCCATGGGTCATGAAGTAGAGATGATTACGCCAACGGGCTTTAAATCGATTCCTTGCCCAACGTATCCCGATATCGCCCTCTCACTCTTTCCAGGCAAAGAAGTGGCTCGTCGCATTAAAGAATTTGCTCCAGATGCAATGCATATTGCTACAGAGGGACCATTAGGTTTATCTGCCCGCGCCTATGCGGTAAAGAATCGCTTACCGTTCTCTACCGCGTATCACACACGCTTCCCCGAATATGTCAAAGCGCGCACCGGCATCCCATTGGCAATTACTTATGCGTTTATTCGCTGGTTCCACGGCCCGTCAATGGCTGTGATGGCACCAACTATTGTCGTTAAAGATGATTTAGAGAAATATGGCCTCAAGAATGTGGTGTTGTGGTCCAGGGGTGTAGATCTCGATATTTTTAAGATGCAAGATTCAAAAGCCTTAAACACTGCTCACCCGATTTTCTTGTATGTGGGCCGAGTTGCTGTTGAGAAAAACATCAATGCATTCTTAGAAATTGATTTGCCAGGTTCAAAGTGGGTGGTAGGAGACGGTCCAGCAATGGCTGGCATAAAAGAAAAATACCCAGAAGTGAATTATCTGGGAATACTACAGCAGCATGAGTTAGCAAAAGTGTATGCAGCAGCAGATGTATTTGTATTTCCTAGCAAGACCGATACGTTTGGATTAGTTCTACTTGAGGCAATGGCTTGCGGTACGCCAGTTGCAGCCTATCCAGTAACTGGTCCGATTGATGTCTTAGGGAACTCTAATTCGGGCGCCATGAATGAAGACTTGCGCGAAGCGTGCTTGCAGGCACTCAAGATTCCTCGTGAGGTTGCACGCGCACATGCAGAGAAGTTCTCCTGGAGAG
- a CDS encoding arsenate reductase ArsC, giving the protein MKQYNILFLCTHNSARSVLGEALASTHASGKFVGYSAGSTPGTSVNPFARELALQMGYDESRLRSKSWDEFGLPEAPKMDFIVTVCDNAAGEACPFWPGKPATAHWGFPDPSQAAGSDDDKRRAFKEVMIGLKKRIDLLSELPIEQLNSISLQEIHSKS; this is encoded by the coding sequence ATGAAGCAATACAACATTCTCTTTTTATGCACACATAATTCTGCTCGCTCTGTCTTGGGGGAAGCGCTTGCTTCAACGCATGCCAGCGGCAAGTTCGTGGGTTATTCCGCTGGATCTACTCCGGGGACATCTGTAAATCCATTTGCCCGTGAGCTAGCCTTACAGATGGGTTACGACGAATCAAGGTTGCGTTCTAAGTCTTGGGATGAATTTGGATTGCCAGAGGCTCCAAAGATGGATTTCATTGTTACAGTTTGTGACAATGCAGCGGGCGAGGCCTGTCCATTCTGGCCAGGTAAGCCAGCTACCGCCCATTGGGGATTCCCGGATCCATCGCAAGCAGCTGGATCGGATGACGATAAACGTCGTGCATTTAAAGAAGTCATGATTGGCCTAAAAAAACGTATTGATCTATTGTCTGAACTGCCAATCGAGCAACTTAACTCTATCAGCCTTCAAGAAATTCACAGCAAATCATGA
- a CDS encoding 1-acyl-sn-glycerol-3-phosphate acyltransferase, translating to MNQSQPLKRQPAGSIACSWVRVWAHVIAGLVTLSFRFPFADQRLKNQLIQAWSMRLLNIFGIDLRVIHQGMLPATPFLLASNHISWMDIHAINAYKPIRFVAKSDVESWPVFGWMAKQLGTVFIKRDSARHGRQVASEVSDVLKTQSVCIFPEGTSTIGESVLPFKPNLFESAVIARVPVYSLAITYRSSVSGARSVVPAFVGDMGLLESMAKILNHRQIVVELSFIPPSGASPETSKDRKWLALHSQEAISNQLKGNQPLM from the coding sequence ATGAATCAGAGTCAACCATTAAAACGACAACCTGCTGGATCTATAGCTTGCTCTTGGGTAAGGGTGTGGGCCCACGTCATTGCTGGCTTGGTAACCTTATCTTTTCGTTTTCCGTTTGCTGATCAGAGGCTTAAAAATCAATTGATCCAAGCTTGGTCTATGAGATTGCTCAATATTTTTGGAATCGATCTCAGAGTAATTCACCAAGGGATGCTTCCTGCAACACCATTCCTTTTGGCATCAAACCATATCTCCTGGATGGATATCCATGCGATTAATGCATACAAGCCTATTCGCTTTGTAGCCAAGTCAGATGTGGAGAGTTGGCCTGTATTTGGATGGATGGCCAAACAATTAGGTACGGTATTTATTAAGCGCGATAGCGCTCGTCATGGAAGACAGGTTGCCAGTGAGGTTAGCGACGTGCTCAAAACTCAGTCAGTCTGTATCTTTCCGGAGGGAACCTCCACAATAGGCGAGAGCGTTTTGCCGTTTAAGCCCAATTTATTTGAATCTGCTGTTATTGCGCGGGTTCCGGTCTATTCCCTGGCAATAACCTACCGCTCTTCCGTCTCTGGAGCCAGAAGCGTGGTCCCAGCTTTTGTAGGAGATATGGGACTACTTGAGTCAATGGCAAAGATTTTGAATCACCGCCAAATTGTTGTTGAGTTGAGCTTTATCCCGCCTTCAGGGGCTAGTCCCGAAACTTCTAAAGACCGCAAGTGGCTTGCTTTGCACAGCCAAGAGGCCATTTCCAATCAATTAAAAGGCAATCAACCCTTGATGTAA
- the ppk2 gene encoding polyphosphate kinase 2 produces the protein MGHKNKDKLEQSSYDEQLRLLQIELVKLQNSLISKGDQILVILEGRDTAGKDGTIKVITQHLSPRETRVVALGKPSDSESAEWYFQRYVAELPKKGEFVLFNRSWYNRAGVEVVMNFCTKPQHANFINTVNEFESILASSGITILKYYLDISKKEQALRLADRAKDPLKQWKISPIDQQAQKNWNAYSKCRNEMLEKTSTADAPWIVVKASDKKIAHFNMIQDLLSRVTYPGKDKNLLKANKDIIFKWDGKLSKLEK, from the coding sequence ATGGGTCATAAAAATAAAGATAAGCTAGAACAATCTAGCTATGATGAACAACTTCGCCTATTGCAAATAGAGCTAGTCAAACTGCAAAATAGTTTAATTAGCAAAGGAGATCAGATACTGGTCATCCTTGAGGGTCGTGACACAGCCGGTAAAGACGGCACTATAAAAGTCATCACCCAACACTTAAGTCCAAGAGAAACGCGTGTTGTTGCACTCGGAAAACCATCCGATAGCGAATCTGCAGAGTGGTATTTTCAAAGATACGTAGCTGAGTTACCAAAAAAAGGGGAATTCGTACTCTTTAATCGCAGTTGGTACAACCGCGCCGGTGTTGAAGTGGTGATGAACTTTTGCACCAAGCCCCAGCATGCTAACTTCATAAATACAGTCAATGAGTTTGAGTCCATCCTAGCTAGCTCAGGCATCACTATCCTCAAATACTATTTAGATATCTCTAAAAAAGAACAAGCCCTTCGTCTTGCAGATAGAGCGAAGGATCCGCTCAAGCAATGGAAAATCAGTCCAATTGATCAGCAAGCGCAGAAAAACTGGAATGCTTATAGCAAGTGTAGAAATGAGATGCTAGAAAAAACTAGTACTGCAGATGCGCCTTGGATCGTTGTAAAGGCTAGCGATAAAAAAATTGCCCATTTCAATATGATTCAAGACCTGTTATCGAGAGTTACCTATCCAGGTAAAGATAAAAACCTGCTGAAGGCGAATAAAGACATCATCTTCAAATGGGATGGGAAATTATCTAAGCTAGAAAAGTAG